One Dromiciops gliroides isolate mDroGli1 chromosome 3, mDroGli1.pri, whole genome shotgun sequence DNA segment encodes these proteins:
- the SLC15A1 gene encoding solute carrier family 15 member 1 — translation LSDLPRSCFGYPVSIFFIVVNEFCERFSYYGMRAILVLYFQRFLGWDDNLSTAIYHSFVALCYLTPILGAIIADSWLGKFKTIVSLSIIYTLGQAVTAISSSGDLSNIDDNGNPDNLPLHISLSMIGLVLIAFGTGGIKPCVSAFGGDQFEENQEKQRNRFFSIFYLSINAGSLLSTIITPMLRVQVCGRKKQACYPLAFGVPAALMAVALIVFVIGSSMYKKVQPQGNVIAKVAKCIGFAIKNRFNHRSKEFPKREHWLDWAKEKYDERLIAQIKMVVKVMFLYIPLPMFWALFDQQGSRWTLQATAMNGDFGAIEIQPDQMQTVNAILIVIMVPIVDAVIYPLIAKCGFNFTSLKKMTVGMFLASMAFVVAAIVQVEIDKTLPVFPTENQIQVQILNVGSESIHAYFPGHNVQVPAGISSNFMTLDNNSPQNIIITYGQQNYTVPNNFENGSRYSILTWNFNNIVVLKDGLKSKPDKGQNGIRFVNALDQTINISMDGKLYQNISQYNASDFLFFSSGSKTVSISEGCEGSIPKLGFGSAYTYVIKKCDAGTLELTSFTDILPNTVNMALQIPQYFLLTCGEVVFSITGLEFSYSQAPSNMKSVLQAGWLLTVAVGNIIVLIVAEAGKFHVQWAEYILFAALLLVVCVIFAIMAYYYTYVNPAEIEAQFDDDDDDDKKKKLGKIGDVSDPYEKPESSSQTTL, via the exons ttaagtgacttgcccagg aGTTGCTTTGGTTATCCTGTAAGCATCTTTTTCATTGTCGTCAATGAATTCTGTGAAAGATTTTCCTACTATGGAATGAGAG CAATTCTAGTTTTGTATTTCCAACGTTTCCTTGGATGGGATGATAACCTCTCTACTGCCATCTATCACTCATTTGTTGCTCTATGCTATCTAACACCAATCCTTGGAGCTATCATTGCTGACTCATGGCTGGGAAAGTTCAA gacAATTGTCTCATTGTCCATTATTTATACTTTGGGGCAAGCAGTCACTGCCATCAGTTCCAGTGGCGACCTCTCCAACATTGATGATAATGGGAACCCAGATAATCTTCCTTTACATAT ATCTTTGTCTATGATTGGGCTTGTCCTGATTGCTTTTGGTACTGGTGGAATAAAACCTTGCGTGTCGGCATTTGGTGGAGATCAGTTTGAAGAAAATCAG gagaaacaaagaaacagatttttttccatcttttatttGTCCATCAATGCCGGAAGTCTACTTTCTACAATCATTACTCCCATGCTCAGAG TCCAAGTATGCGGGCGTAAAAAACAAGCATGTTACCCATTGGCATTTGGAGTTCCTGCTGCTCTCATGGCTGTAGCTCTAA TTGTGTTTGTCATTGGCAGCAGCATGTACAAGAAGGTTCAACCTCAGGGAAATGTAATTGCTAAAGTTGCCAAATGCATTGGT tttgcgATCAAGAATAGATTTAATCACCGGAGTAAAGAATTCCCAAAGAGGGAGCACTGGCTGGATTGGGCTAAAGAAAAATATGAT GAGCGGCTTATTGCCCAAATAAAGATGGTTGTAAAGGTGATGTTCCTGTATATTCCTCTCCCGATGTTTTGGGCTTTGTTTGATCAACAG gGCTCAAGATGGACCCTACAAGCTACAGCCATGAATGGAGACTTT gGAGCAATTGAAATTCAGCCTGATCAGATGCAG ACTGTGAATGCCATCCTCATTGTTATCATGGTACCCATTGTAGATGCTGTCATTTATCCTTTAATTGCCAAGTGTGGGTTCAATTTCAC GTCCCTGAAGAAGATGACGGTGGGCATGTTCTTAGCTTCCATGGCTTTTGTTGTGGCTGCAATAGTGCAAGTGGAAATAGAT aAAACTCTTCCAGTTTTTCCTACAGAAAATCAAATCCAAGTTCAGATACTGAATGTAGGCAGTGAAAGCATACATGCATATTTTCCTGGACATAATGTGCAAGTACCAGCGGGTATT TCCAGTAACTTCATGACTTTGGATAACAATAGTCCACAAAATATAATCATTACTTATGGGCAACAAAACTATACAGTtccaaataactttgaaaatggTTCCCGCTACAGCATTCTAACATGGAATTTCAACAACATTGTTGTG ctGAAAGACGGCCTTAAAAGCAAGCCAGACAAAGGACAAAATGGAATCAG ATTCGTCAATGCCTTGGATCAAACCATCAATATCAGCATGGATGGAAAATTGTATCAGAATATCTCCCAGTACAATgccagtgattttctttttttttcttctggcag TAAAACTGTCAGTATTTCAGAGGGCTGTGAAGGTAGTATTCCAAAACTTGGATTTGGCAGTGCATATACCTATGTGATCAAAAAG TGTGATGCTGGTACCCTGGAGTTGACAAGTTTTACAGATATCCTACCCAATACAGTTAATATGGCCCTACAGATCCCACAATATTTCCTTCTGACTTGTGGTGAAGTTGTCTTCTCTATAACTGGCCTGGAGTTCTCATATTCACAG GCTCCTTCCAACATGAAGTCAGTACTTCAAGCAGGCTGGCTGCTTACAGTGGCTGTTGGGAACATCATTGTTCTTATTGTGGCTGAAGCAGGAAAATTCCATGTACAG TGGGCGGAGTACATTCTCTTTGCTGCGCTGCTGTTGGTTGTTTGTGTTATATTTGCCATTATGGCTTATTACTACACCTACGTCAATCCAGCAGAGATTGAAGCCcagtttgatgatgatgatgatgatgacaaaaaaaagaagcttggAAAAATTGGGGACGTGTCTGATCCATATGAAAAACCTGAATCCTCTTCACAGACCACATTGTga